ACAACCTTTCTGATCTTCTTCATGGTCTACAGCCTGCCCGGCGACCCTGTGCTGGGCCTGTTCGGCGACAAGGGCGCCGACCCGGCGACGCTGGCCGCGAAGAGACGTGAACTGGGACTGGATCTGCCACTCTGGCAGCAGTACTGGAACTACATGACCAATATCATCCTGCACTTCGACTTCGGCAATCAGATCCGCAATGGACGGCCGGTCACCGAAGTGCTGGGCGATGCGTTCCCCATCACCTTGCAGCTCGCGGCCCTGGCCTTTGTCTTCGAGCTCGTCTTCGGTATCGCCCTCGGCATCATCGGCGGCCTGCGGGCCGGCCGGCTCGCCGACAACGCGATCCTGATCTTCACCCTGATGATCATCGCGATCCCGGTCTTCGTGCTCGGCTTCATCATCAAGGTGGTCTTCGCCTTCCAGTTGGGCTGGATGCAGCCCAATGTCAGCAACGACCAGTTGCTCTCCGAGATGATCGCCCCGGCCATTGTGCTGGGTGGCCTGTCGCTCGCCTATGTGGCCAGGCTCACGCGTACCTCCATGGCGGAGAACCTGCGCGCCGACTACATGCGTACGGCCGTCGCCAAGGGCCTGCCCAAGCGCCGCGTCATCGGTGTCCACCTGATGCGCAACTCGATGATCCCCGTCGTCACCTTCCTCGGAACCGACATCGGCGCCCTCATGGGCGGCGCGGTCGTCACCGAGGGCATCTTCAACGTCAAGGGTGTCGGCGGTCTCATCTACGAGTCCATCACCCGCCGCGAGGGCACCACCCTGGTCGGCCTCGTCACCATCCTGGTGCTCGTCTACCTCGTCACCAGCCTGCTCATCGACCTGCTGTACGCGGTCCTGGACCCGAGGATCCGTTATGCCTGACGCGACCAAGACCGCCGCCGCGTCCACGGAGTCCGTGGACGTGGCAACCGCGGCGGAGACCGTGCCCGCGAAGCAGGAGAAGGCGCGCAGCCTCTGGGGAGACGCCTGGCGGGACCTGCGGCGCAACCCGTACTTCGTGGTGTCGTCCGTCCTGATCTTCTTCCTGCTGCTGATCGCGGCCTTCCCGACCTGGTTCACCAGCGCCTCGCCCACGGCCGGCGACCTGGTGCACCACTACCTCGGCAAGCCCGAGCTGAGCAAGGTCGGCTCGGAGGGCTGGCTGGGCTGGGACGGCCAGGGCCGTTCCGTGTACGCCCGGCTGATCCACGGCACCCGTGCCTCGATCATCGTCGGTGTCGCCGTCACCATGATCGTCACGGTCGTCGGTGGCACCCTCGGCATGATGGCCGGCTACTTCGGCGGCCTCATCGACGCGATGCTGTCCCGGCTCACCGACATCTTCTTCGGTATCCCGTTCCTGCTCGGTGCCATGGTCGTGCTCCAGTCCTTCACGGACCGCACCATCTGGGTGGTCGTCTTCGCCCTGGCGTTCCTCGGCTGGACCCAGATCACCCGTGTCATGCGCGGTGCGGTGATCACCGTCAAGGAGGCCGACTACGTCCACGCGGCCAAGGCCCTCGGCGCCGGCACGACGCGGATCCTGTTCCGGCACATCCTGCCCAACGCCATGGCCCCGGTGATCGTCGTCGCGACCATCGCGCTCGGTGCCTACATCTCGGCCGAGGCGACTCTGTCCTACCTGGGTCTGGGCCTTGCCTCGCCGATCGTCTCGTGGGGTGTCGACATCTCCGCAGGTGTCTCCCAGATCCGTACGGCGCAGCACATCCTGCTGTTCCCCTCGATCATGCTGAGCATCACCGTTCTGGCGTTCATCATGCTCGGCGAAGCCGTCCGCAACGCCCTTGACCCGAAGCTGCGCTGAGGAGGGCGTACGTGACCACCATCGACAAGAACGCGCCCGTCCCCGCCCAGCGGGGCGGCGAGGACCATGAAGACGCTCTGCTCGAAGTCCGTGACCTGCACGTGGAGTTCCATACCCGGGACGGTGTGGCCAAGGCAGTCAACGGCGTCAACTACTCGGTGAAGGCCGGGGAGACGCTCGCCGTGCTGGGTG
This DNA window, taken from Streptomyces sp. SCSIO 30461, encodes the following:
- a CDS encoding ABC transporter permease, with protein sequence MGRYVARRLLQMIPVFLGTTFLIFFMVYSLPGDPVLGLFGDKGADPATLAAKRRELGLDLPLWQQYWNYMTNIILHFDFGNQIRNGRPVTEVLGDAFPITLQLAALAFVFELVFGIALGIIGGLRAGRLADNAILIFTLMIIAIPVFVLGFIIKVVFAFQLGWMQPNVSNDQLLSEMIAPAIVLGGLSLAYVARLTRTSMAENLRADYMRTAVAKGLPKRRVIGVHLMRNSMIPVVTFLGTDIGALMGGAVVTEGIFNVKGVGGLIYESITRREGTTLVGLVTILVLVYLVTSLLIDLLYAVLDPRIRYA
- a CDS encoding ABC transporter permease gives rise to the protein MPDATKTAAASTESVDVATAAETVPAKQEKARSLWGDAWRDLRRNPYFVVSSVLIFFLLLIAAFPTWFTSASPTAGDLVHHYLGKPELSKVGSEGWLGWDGQGRSVYARLIHGTRASIIVGVAVTMIVTVVGGTLGMMAGYFGGLIDAMLSRLTDIFFGIPFLLGAMVVLQSFTDRTIWVVVFALAFLGWTQITRVMRGAVITVKEADYVHAAKALGAGTTRILFRHILPNAMAPVIVVATIALGAYISAEATLSYLGLGLASPIVSWGVDISAGVSQIRTAQHILLFPSIMLSITVLAFIMLGEAVRNALDPKLR